From a region of the Cyclopterus lumpus isolate fCycLum1 chromosome 5, fCycLum1.pri, whole genome shotgun sequence genome:
- the LOC117731436 gene encoding methyltransferase-like protein 7A — MACLQACCTWIVNILCLPLHLIQAAGLYEIYKRFFPSILYRCSIMYNKKMYDKKKELFRNLSEFNKPGGQLTILEIGCGTGTNFEFYPPGCKVICTDPNPHFQKYLKKSMGENDRLSYERFMVSSGEDMGSVESESVDVVVCTLVLCSVNNIPQTLREVRRMLRPGGAFFFLEHVVADPSTWAYFFQHVLQPFWFYFGDGCEVIRETWKHLEEAGFTELKLRHIDAPLLFLIKPHIVGYAVK; from the exons ATGGCTTGCCTACAGGCATGTTGTACTTGGATCGTCAATATCTTGTGCCTGCCCCTTCATCTGATCCAAGCCGCGGGCCTGTATGAAATATACAAACGTTTCTTCCCAAGTATTTTGTACCGGTGTTCTATAATGTACAACAAGAAAATGTACGACAAGAAGAAGGAGCTGTTTCGCAATCTCTCCGAGTTCAACAAGCCTGGCGGGCAGCTCACAATTTTGGAGATCGGCTGCGGCACCGGCACAAATTTTGAGTTTTATCCGCCCGGTTGCAAGGTGATCTGCACTGACCCGAATCCTCATTTCCAGAAATATCTCAAGAAAAGCATGGGCGAGAACGACCGGCTCTCATACGAGAGATTTATGGTGTCATCGGGGGAGGACATGGGGTCAGTTGAGAGCGAATCGGTAGACGTTGTTGTCTGCACCCTGGTACTCTGCTCTGTCAACAACATACCGCAAACTCTGCGAGAGGTTCGCCGCATGCTGAGACCA GGTGGAGCCTTCTTTTTCCTGGAGCATGTCGTTGCAGATCCCTCAACTTGGGCATACTTCTTCCAGCATGTACTTCAGCCTTTTTGGTTCTACTTTGGGGATGGATGTGAGGTCATCCGAGAAACCTGGAAACATCTGGAGGAAGCTGGATTCACTGAACTCAAGCTGAGACACATCGATGCACCATTGCTGTTCCTAATCAAACCACACATTGTAGGTTATGCCGTCAAATAA
- the LOC117731435 gene encoding methyltransferase-like protein 7A has protein sequence MALAAVCLAQNTMKSLLMKLCRLLCLILTLPLYLMEITGMYGMYKRLFPLLAYNITFSYNDKMHETKRDLFRNVGTFANSDGALRLLEIGCGSGANFKFYPCGCTVICTDPNPHFEKYLQMSMDANKHLTFDTFIVVSGEAMEEVEDESVDVVVCTLVLCSVTNVQRVLQEVRRILKTGGAFYFLEHVVSDPSSCTYFLQHVFEPLWYYLGDGCMITRATWKDLEAAGFSELHLKHVEAPEVTRMIRPHIMGYSIK, from the exons ATGGCCCTCGCAGCGGTTTGTTTAGCTCAGAATACAATGAAGTCTTTGCTCATGAAATTATGCAGACTGCTTTGTTTGATATTGACTTTACCCTTATATCTAATGGAAATCACGGGCATGTACGGTATGTACAAACGCTTGTTTCCCTTGCTTGCCTataacataacattttcatACAACGATAAAATGCACGAAACAAAAAGGGACCTTTTCCGAAACGTGGGCACATTTGCAAATAGCGACGGTGCTCTCCGTCTGCTGGAGATCGGTTGTGGCAGCGGGGCAAACTTCAAGTTTTACCCCTGTGGCTGCACGGTGATTTGCACCGACCCCAACCCTCATTTCGAGAAGTACCTGCAGATGAGCATGGACGCGAACAAGcatttgacctttgacacgTTTATAGTCGTCTCTGGGGAAgccatggaggaggtggaggacgagtCAGTGGACGTCGTTGTCTGCACCTTGGTTCTCTGTTCTGTCACCAACGTGCAGCGCGTGCTGCAGGAAGTCCGACGCATCCTCAAAACA GGTGGAGCCTTCTACTTTTTGGAGCATGTCGTCTCAGATCCCTCTTCCTGTACATACTTCTTACAGCATGTGTTTGAGCCTCTGTGGTACTACCTTGGAGATGGATGCATGATTACCAGAGCAACGTGGAAAGATCTAGAGGCAGCTGGTTTTTCTGAACTTCACCTAAAACATGTAGAGGCTCCAGAGGTCACAAGGATGATAAGACCACATATCATGGGATATTCCATTAAGTGA
- the atf1 gene encoding cyclic AMP-dependent transcription factor ATF-1 isoform X2, with translation MSLGGGSVAVVQLPGGQFQVQGVIQSAQSSVIQSPQMQTVQALGSDSDDSQDSSDSESVAHNTREILARRPSYRKILNELSSEEVTHIEGKDSPVSTAPATQIYQTNTGQYITIAANGTIQLATSGTEGIQGLQAITMANSGGAQQNTTILQYAQTPDGQQILVPSNQVVVQGAGGEMQTYQIRTAQTASSLPQTVVMTSPMGHSQGKSDDPTMKREIRLAKNREAARECRRKKKEYVKCLENRVAVLENQNKTLIEELKTLKDLYCVKTG, from the exons ATGTCACTGGGTGGTGGTTCTGTGGCCGTTGTACAGCTGCCAGGGGGTCAGTTTCAGGTTCAAGGGGTGATCCAGTCTGCACAGTCATCAGTCATTCAGTCCCCTCAGATGCAAACTGTACAG GCCCTGGGTTCAGATAGTGACGATTCACAGGACTCATCTGACAGTGAATCTGTAGCCCATAATACCAGAGAAATACTGGCGAGACGGCCTTcatacag AAAAATCCTAAATGAACTGTCATCTGAGGAAGTAACACACATTGAGGGAAAGGACAGCCCAGTATCCACAGCACCCGCCACCCAAATCTACCAGACCAACACCGGCCAGTACA TTACAATAGCCGCTAATGGCACAATCCAGCTTGCTACGTCGGGGACTGAAGGCATTCAGGGGCTACAGGCTATCACCATGGCCAACTCTGGTGGAGCCCAGCAAAACACGACCATTCTTCAGTATGCCCAGACACCTGACGGCCAGCAGATACTGGTCCCTAGTAACCAGGTTGTTGTACAAG gtgcaggaggagagatGCAAACATACCAGATCCGCACCGCGCAGACAGCCAGCTCCCTGCCTCAGACTGTAGTTATGACGTCTCCTATGGGACATTCTCAGGGCAAGAGTGATGACCCAACAATGAAAAGGGAAATCCGGCTTGCAAAAAACAG AGAGGCAGCGCGTGAATGTCGACGGAAGAAAAAGGAGTATGTTAAATGCCTTGAAAACCGCGTAGCTGTTcttgaaaaccaaaacaagacCCTAATTGAAGAACTCAAAACATTAAAGGACCTTTATTGTGTTAAAACAGGATAA
- the atf1 gene encoding cyclic AMP-dependent transcription factor ATF-1 isoform X1 codes for MEEVQQGSNGTELQTATITSAQFSQIAQQMSLGGGSVAVVQLPGGQFQVQGVIQSAQSSVIQSPQMQTVQALGSDSDDSQDSSDSESVAHNTREILARRPSYRKILNELSSEEVTHIEGKDSPVSTAPATQIYQTNTGQYITIAANGTIQLATSGTEGIQGLQAITMANSGGAQQNTTILQYAQTPDGQQILVPSNQVVVQGAGGEMQTYQIRTAQTASSLPQTVVMTSPMGHSQGKSDDPTMKREIRLAKNREAARECRRKKKEYVKCLENRVAVLENQNKTLIEELKTLKDLYCVKTG; via the exons ATGGAAGAAGTACAGCAGGGCAGCAATGGCACCGAGTTACAGACCGCCACCATTACATCTGCTCAGTTCTCACAGATAGCCCAACAG ATGTCACTGGGTGGTGGTTCTGTGGCCGTTGTACAGCTGCCAGGGGGTCAGTTTCAGGTTCAAGGGGTGATCCAGTCTGCACAGTCATCAGTCATTCAGTCCCCTCAGATGCAAACTGTACAG GCCCTGGGTTCAGATAGTGACGATTCACAGGACTCATCTGACAGTGAATCTGTAGCCCATAATACCAGAGAAATACTGGCGAGACGGCCTTcatacag AAAAATCCTAAATGAACTGTCATCTGAGGAAGTAACACACATTGAGGGAAAGGACAGCCCAGTATCCACAGCACCCGCCACCCAAATCTACCAGACCAACACCGGCCAGTACA TTACAATAGCCGCTAATGGCACAATCCAGCTTGCTACGTCGGGGACTGAAGGCATTCAGGGGCTACAGGCTATCACCATGGCCAACTCTGGTGGAGCCCAGCAAAACACGACCATTCTTCAGTATGCCCAGACACCTGACGGCCAGCAGATACTGGTCCCTAGTAACCAGGTTGTTGTACAAG gtgcaggaggagagatGCAAACATACCAGATCCGCACCGCGCAGACAGCCAGCTCCCTGCCTCAGACTGTAGTTATGACGTCTCCTATGGGACATTCTCAGGGCAAGAGTGATGACCCAACAATGAAAAGGGAAATCCGGCTTGCAAAAAACAG AGAGGCAGCGCGTGAATGTCGACGGAAGAAAAAGGAGTATGTTAAATGCCTTGAAAACCGCGTAGCTGTTcttgaaaaccaaaacaagacCCTAATTGAAGAACTCAAAACATTAAAGGACCTTTATTGTGTTAAAACAGGATAA